A genomic stretch from Limnobacter thiooxidans includes:
- the tssG gene encoding type VI secretion system baseplate subunit TssG: MSKTRPPAPNFFALLRHIEDAHPGRPMLGTSLRLRDDPLRLGQHPHLDFATQDFQREETLQSPRLGAVPKFYVQNFGLLGPNGALPLHYTEHAYTRVHQWNDRTFSEFLDVFHHRTYLLFYRAWAQAQPHIAYHRPLHNPFAHRLNSLVGHGAQTSWGREVLPTHFRAGLAGHFTRRTKTREGLACALSACTGQAVEVQPFVAQWLQLVPKAGLGLLGQGAMLGSRVWCAQSKITVHIGPMPYASYLRLLPKTTGRAQLVQATHAYLGLEFDCEFRLLIKPEQIPPARLNGSSQLGRTTWLGSPQGQLRRNAPAMVRVKCPAIPNPSTLSRSTA, translated from the coding sequence ATGAGCAAAACGCGTCCGCCCGCACCGAATTTTTTTGCATTGCTGCGCCACATTGAAGATGCACACCCGGGCAGGCCGATGCTGGGTACTTCACTTCGTCTGCGGGATGACCCCCTTCGTTTGGGCCAACACCCCCACCTGGATTTCGCCACGCAAGATTTTCAGCGAGAGGAAACCCTACAATCGCCCCGCCTGGGTGCGGTGCCCAAGTTCTATGTTCAGAACTTCGGTTTGCTCGGGCCCAACGGTGCCTTGCCTTTGCATTACACCGAGCATGCCTACACGCGTGTGCACCAGTGGAATGACCGCACCTTTTCAGAATTTCTGGATGTGTTTCACCACCGCACCTATCTGCTGTTTTACCGGGCCTGGGCACAGGCGCAACCCCACATTGCCTATCACCGTCCCCTTCACAACCCGTTTGCCCACCGTTTGAACAGCCTGGTCGGGCATGGTGCGCAAACCAGCTGGGGCCGGGAGGTTTTGCCCACCCATTTTCGGGCTGGGCTGGCGGGGCATTTCACACGGCGAACCAAAACCCGGGAAGGGCTGGCGTGTGCCTTGTCGGCCTGCACCGGGCAGGCAGTTGAAGTACAGCCTTTTGTTGCCCAATGGCTGCAACTTGTCCCGAAAGCTGGCTTAGGCCTGCTGGGCCAAGGGGCAATGCTGGGTAGCCGCGTGTGGTGCGCACAAAGCAAAATCACCGTGCACATCGGCCCCATGCCGTATGCAAGCTACCTGCGTTTGCTGCCCAAAACCACTGGCCGTGCGCAACTTGTTCAGGCCACCCATGCTTACCTGGGGCTTGAGTTTGATTGCGAATTCAGATTGTTGATCAAGCCCGAACAAATTCCGCCAGCGCGTTTGAATGGCTCGTCGCAGTTGGGTCGCACCACCTGGCTTGGCAGCCCGCAGGGCCAACTTCGTCGCAATGCTCCCGCCATGGTGCGAGTCAAATGCCCCGCCATTCCCAACCCTTCCACTTTGTCTCGGAGTACCGCATGA
- the tssH gene encoding type VI secretion system ATPase TssH: MSNISRVSLFATLNPIAFKSVEGATVLCKLRGNAVVELVHWVAQILQQDDSDWHHILRHFELDAGAVLADVQRALERQPGGAQGISDLSESITNAVERAWVYASLMFGAQKVRTGHVLLAVLKTDFLLQELLRISPRFRQIPENLLGDRFAKMVENSPEQALQHSVLPENAVPGEASGAMPAAQLGGEEALKRYTVDLTEKARKGEIDPVTGRGLEVRQIVDILLRRRQNNPLITGEAGVGKTAVVEGFALQVVAGDVPPALKNVRILTLDLGLLQAGASMKGEFEQRLRQVIDEIQSSEQSTILFIDEVHTLVGAGGNQGTGDAANLLKPALARGSLRTIGATTWAEYKKYIEKDPALTRRFQVVQVGEPSETQGIDMLRGLAGAMQAHHRVWLLDEAVQAAVRLSHRYIPARQLPDKAISLLDTACARVAVSQHATPPSIECLQKQLDALGTEREAIEKETAFGREHSQRRDEIAQMTQQLGDQLEQLQTQWAQEKRLLDSLLTLRQQVQASRQAQVEPDPVPEFNAELNTQAACADQQAVFEQLKALEFEIKTLQGESPMIHPQVDAQCVAAVVADWTGIPVGRMVRNEIENVLNLPEALGSRIIGQTHALDTIARRIQTNRAGLDDPNKPVGVFMLAGTSGVGKTETALALAENLYGGEHNVITINMSEYQEAHTVSSLKGAPPGYVGYGEGGVLTEAVRRKPYSVVLLDEVEKAHPDVHELFFQVFDKGWMEDGEGRRIDFRNTLILLTTNVGTSVLMSLCKTGLQTGQYPASEELVQALRAPMLQVFPPALLGRLEVVPYYPLSSDMLASIVRLQLARIEQRISSAHKIRVTIAPSVIERIVARCNEADSGGRMVGAILSNTVLPTISRHILQATLEGKPVTQLSIDTDGHEFTYCYV, translated from the coding sequence ATGAGCAACATCAGCCGTGTTTCCCTGTTTGCAACATTGAACCCCATCGCATTCAAATCGGTTGAGGGGGCCACTGTGTTGTGCAAACTCCGCGGGAATGCGGTTGTGGAACTGGTGCACTGGGTTGCCCAGATCCTGCAACAGGACGACAGCGACTGGCATCACATTCTTCGCCATTTTGAACTGGATGCAGGCGCTGTGCTGGCCGACGTTCAACGCGCGCTGGAACGGCAGCCTGGTGGTGCACAGGGTATTTCAGACCTTTCCGAGTCGATTACCAATGCCGTGGAACGGGCGTGGGTGTACGCCTCGCTGATGTTCGGTGCACAGAAGGTGCGTACCGGGCACGTACTGCTGGCGGTGTTGAAAACCGATTTTCTGTTGCAGGAACTTCTCCGCATTTCACCCCGTTTCCGGCAAATCCCTGAAAACCTGCTTGGCGACCGGTTTGCGAAAATGGTCGAGAACTCCCCGGAGCAGGCTTTGCAACACAGCGTACTCCCTGAAAACGCAGTGCCCGGTGAAGCCAGTGGTGCCATGCCCGCTGCGCAGCTGGGTGGTGAGGAAGCCTTGAAGCGTTACACAGTGGACCTGACCGAGAAGGCGAGAAAGGGAGAAATCGACCCCGTCACTGGTCGGGGCCTGGAAGTACGTCAGATCGTGGATATTTTGCTGCGCCGCCGCCAGAACAACCCGCTGATCACCGGTGAAGCTGGTGTGGGTAAAACCGCGGTGGTCGAAGGTTTTGCCCTGCAGGTGGTGGCCGGTGACGTGCCGCCCGCCTTGAAGAATGTGCGCATTCTGACACTGGACCTCGGCTTGCTTCAGGCCGGTGCCTCCATGAAGGGTGAGTTCGAACAGCGCCTGCGCCAAGTGATTGACGAAATACAGTCCAGTGAACAAAGCACGATACTTTTCATTGACGAAGTGCACACGCTGGTGGGGGCCGGGGGCAACCAGGGCACTGGCGACGCAGCCAACCTGCTGAAGCCTGCCCTGGCCCGGGGCAGCTTGCGCACCATTGGTGCCACCACCTGGGCTGAATACAAAAAGTACATTGAAAAAGACCCTGCGCTGACACGCCGCTTTCAGGTGGTGCAGGTGGGTGAACCATCGGAAACCCAAGGCATTGACATGTTGCGTGGCCTGGCTGGGGCCATGCAGGCCCACCACCGGGTGTGGTTGCTCGACGAGGCGGTGCAGGCCGCCGTGCGCCTGTCACACCGCTATATTCCCGCCCGCCAGTTGCCCGACAAGGCCATCAGCCTGTTGGACACTGCCTGTGCGCGTGTGGCAGTTTCACAGCACGCCACACCCCCTTCGATTGAATGCCTCCAGAAACAGCTGGATGCCTTGGGCACTGAGCGTGAGGCCATTGAGAAAGAAACTGCCTTTGGCCGTGAACATTCGCAAAGGCGAGATGAGATTGCGCAAATGACTCAACAGTTGGGTGACCAGCTTGAACAGCTTCAAACCCAGTGGGCGCAGGAAAAACGTCTGCTGGATTCGTTGCTGACCTTGCGGCAACAGGTACAGGCCAGTAGGCAGGCGCAGGTCGAACCCGATCCCGTACCGGAATTCAATGCGGAATTGAATACGCAAGCCGCTTGTGCCGACCAACAGGCTGTATTTGAACAACTTAAAGCACTGGAATTCGAGATCAAGACGCTGCAAGGCGAGTCCCCCATGATTCACCCCCAAGTGGATGCCCAGTGCGTGGCTGCCGTGGTGGCAGACTGGACCGGGATTCCGGTGGGCCGAATGGTGCGCAATGAAATCGAAAACGTGCTGAATCTGCCTGAAGCCTTGGGCAGCCGCATCATCGGGCAAACCCATGCACTGGACACAATTGCCCGCAGAATCCAGACCAACCGCGCAGGTCTCGATGACCCCAACAAGCCCGTGGGTGTGTTCATGCTCGCGGGAACATCGGGCGTGGGTAAAACCGAAACTGCCCTGGCCCTGGCGGAAAACCTGTACGGTGGCGAGCACAATGTGATCACCATCAACATGAGCGAATATCAGGAAGCGCACACGGTGTCATCCCTGAAAGGCGCGCCACCCGGTTATGTGGGCTATGGCGAAGGTGGCGTATTGACCGAGGCCGTTCGCCGAAAACCCTACAGCGTGGTGCTGCTGGACGAAGTTGAAAAAGCCCACCCCGATGTGCATGAGCTGTTTTTCCAGGTGTTTGACAAAGGCTGGATGGAAGACGGTGAAGGGCGTCGAATCGATTTTCGCAACACCCTGATTTTACTGACCACCAATGTGGGTACTTCAGTGCTGATGTCGCTGTGCAAAACCGGCTTGCAAACTGGGCAGTACCCTGCATCCGAGGAACTTGTTCAGGCCTTGCGTGCACCCATGCTGCAAGTGTTCCCACCCGCCTTGCTGGGTCGTCTGGAAGTGGTGCCGTACTACCCGCTGTCAAGCGACATGCTGGCCAGCATTGTGCGCTTGCAACTGGCTCGAATCGAGCAGCGCATTTCCAGCGCCCACAAAATCAGGGTGACCATTGCACCGTCTGTAATTGAACGCATTGTGGCGCGCTGCAACGAAGCTGATTCCGGCGGGCGAATGGTGGGGGCCATTCTTAGCAATACCGTGTTGCCCACCATCAGCCGTCACATTCTTCAGGCCACGCTGGAAGGCAAACCGGTGACCCAATTGAGCATTGACACCGATGGCCATGAATTCACCTACTGTTACGTGTAA
- a CDS encoding caspase family protein: MNSPTVTCNTEARTLAREPLYTPLNTPGYNLQSPGRRTVLRNALSLWLGAAGAFTAPLSIPVSAGVAHAGNATTPNTTAPPATVPNAGRLALLIGNGDYPVPHDLPPIAKNVMDLGEALAFRGFDVTQAMNLDESSLQATVTEFVKRVAAAPGDTVTLFYYAGHGLQVDSNNLLLGSGSNPTAPRKDLIARSLVLQQKLLAALPPRPQALNITVIDACRTDLRNALGDGEGLNQVEAPLGSLVCFSTGAGRPAVSPASADQNTFYTAALVRLLREAAGQVTFNDLFQLVKTEVQHTMLNHPLAAIRQLAQNPFIADNTRVQVPLSWGGSNDQGKAEQPLPPAEQAAWETIQNTDWPVDLLRLCNAFLATYPDSAQAQTVGLLLAGAKEALRILRSKEVKLFKTSFVIPPPVSQASSEQLPHSQRTELMRAARGDKDAAARIARLHRALETEQGLLRYVGWLQYASGLGNGIASYELALYYREAAQPLLAAQAEARARQLGYSPPRALGHERK, encoded by the coding sequence ATGAATTCACCTACTGTTACGTGTAATACAGAAGCGCGCACACTGGCGCGCGAACCCTTGTACACACCATTAAACACGCCCGGGTACAACTTGCAGTCACCGGGCAGGCGCACTGTGCTGCGCAATGCCTTGTCGTTGTGGCTTGGTGCTGCGGGCGCATTCACAGCGCCCTTGAGCATCCCTGTGTCTGCCGGCGTGGCTCACGCTGGCAATGCGACTACACCCAATACAACCGCACCCCCTGCAACTGTACCTAACGCCGGCCGCCTTGCGCTGTTGATTGGCAACGGCGACTACCCGGTTCCCCATGATTTGCCGCCCATTGCCAAAAATGTGATGGACCTGGGCGAGGCACTGGCTTTTCGGGGGTTTGATGTAACCCAGGCCATGAATCTGGATGAAAGCAGCTTGCAAGCCACCGTGACTGAGTTCGTAAAAAGGGTGGCGGCCGCACCCGGCGATACGGTCACCCTGTTTTACTATGCCGGCCATGGTTTGCAGGTGGATTCGAACAATTTGTTGCTGGGTTCCGGTTCCAACCCCACAGCACCCCGCAAGGACTTGATTGCCCGTTCGCTGGTGTTGCAGCAAAAACTGCTTGCGGCTTTGCCACCCAGGCCGCAAGCCTTGAACATCACTGTCATTGACGCTTGCCGAACCGATTTGCGCAATGCCTTGGGCGATGGCGAAGGCCTGAACCAGGTGGAAGCGCCCTTGGGCAGCCTGGTGTGTTTTTCAACCGGGGCGGGGCGACCTGCCGTGTCGCCAGCAAGTGCAGACCAAAACACCTTTTACACGGCCGCCCTGGTGCGCTTGCTGCGCGAGGCCGCAGGTCAGGTCACCTTCAATGACCTGTTTCAACTGGTCAAAACCGAAGTACAGCACACCATGTTGAACCACCCGCTGGCCGCTATTCGCCAGTTGGCCCAGAACCCCTTCATTGCGGACAACACCCGTGTTCAAGTGCCATTGTCCTGGGGTGGGTCGAATGATCAAGGCAAAGCGGAACAGCCCTTGCCGCCTGCCGAGCAAGCGGCATGGGAAACCATTCAAAACACGGATTGGCCCGTGGATTTGCTCAGACTTTGCAACGCGTTTTTGGCCACTTACCCCGATAGCGCACAAGCTCAAACAGTTGGGTTGTTGCTGGCGGGCGCCAAAGAGGCCTTGCGGATTTTGCGAAGCAAAGAGGTCAAGCTGTTCAAGACCAGTTTTGTAATTCCACCACCTGTTTCCCAGGCAAGTTCCGAACAGCTGCCGCATAGCCAACGGACAGAGTTGATGCGCGCTGCGCGTGGTGACAAAGATGCGGCGGCCCGCATTGCCCGTCTTCACCGTGCCCTTGAAACGGAGCAAGGCTTGTTGCGCTATGTTGGCTGGTTGCAGTATGCCAGCGGCTTGGGTAATGGAATTGCCAGTTACGAGTTGGCCTTGTATTACCGTGAAGCTGCCCAGCCACTGCTGGCTGCACAGGCTGAAGCGCGCGCACGCCAGTTGGGGTATTCGCCGCCACGCGCCTTGGGCCATGAACGCAAGTAA
- a CDS encoding tartrate dehydrogenase: MPEALKVLAWAERTHGIQLDLHHKDWAHCNYYLKHGTMMPEDWKPQLEACEAILFGAVGMPDLVPDHISLWGSLLRYRREFDQYVNLRPVKLLPGAPCPLANKKPGDIDFVVVRENTEGEYSAVGGRMFEGTDREIVLQESVFTRHGVDRVLKFAFEMANNRPRKKLTAATKSNGIAISMPYWDERVDNMALGYPEVSYDKQHVDILAARFVMQPERFDVVVASNLFGDILSDLGPACTGTIGLAPSANLNPDRTFPSLFEPVHGSAPDIAGKGIANPIAMIWSAALMIEFLGNSPKVIAQGRQASYQQAHDSILAAIEKVLESGDLDVLTGDLKGKGTTKTLGEAILKALPGQ; encoded by the coding sequence ATGCCAGAAGCGTTGAAGGTCCTGGCATGGGCTGAAAGAACCCATGGCATTCAGTTGGACCTGCATCACAAAGACTGGGCACACTGCAACTATTACCTGAAACACGGCACCATGATGCCCGAGGACTGGAAGCCCCAACTTGAGGCCTGCGAAGCGATTTTGTTCGGTGCCGTGGGCATGCCCGACTTGGTACCAGATCACATTTCACTGTGGGGCTCCCTGCTGCGTTACCGCCGCGAATTTGATCAGTATGTGAACCTGCGCCCGGTGAAACTACTGCCAGGCGCACCCTGCCCATTGGCCAACAAAAAGCCGGGCGACATCGACTTCGTGGTGGTGCGTGAAAACACCGAAGGCGAATATTCCGCCGTGGGTGGTCGCATGTTTGAAGGCACCGACCGTGAAATCGTGCTGCAGGAAAGTGTCTTCACCCGCCACGGTGTGGACCGGGTATTGAAATTTGCGTTTGAAATGGCCAACAACCGCCCCCGCAAAAAACTGACCGCCGCCACCAAAAGCAACGGCATTGCCATCAGCATGCCCTACTGGGACGAGCGGGTGGACAACATGGCCCTAGGCTATCCGGAAGTGAGTTACGACAAGCAGCACGTGGACATTCTGGCTGCGCGCTTTGTCATGCAGCCCGAACGGTTTGACGTGGTGGTGGCCAGCAATCTGTTTGGCGACATTCTTAGCGACCTTGGGCCTGCCTGCACAGGCACCATTGGCTTGGCTCCCTCGGCCAACCTGAACCCCGATCGCACATTTCCGTCACTGTTTGAACCTGTGCATGGTTCAGCTCCCGACATCGCAGGCAAGGGCATTGCCAACCCAATCGCGATGATCTGGTCAGCGGCACTGATGATCGAATTTCTAGGCAACAGCCCCAAGGTGATTGCACAAGGTCGTCAGGCCAGCTACCAGCAGGCACACGACAGCATTCTGGCTGCGATTGAAAAAGTGCTGGAAAGTGGTGACCTCGATGTACTGACCGGAGACTTAAAAGGCAAAGGCACCACCAAAACGCTGGGTGAGGCCATTCTGAAGGCATTGCCTGGACAGTAA
- a CDS encoding RNA-binding S4 domain-containing protein produces the protein MSRSKNRNPEPAKTPNGKTDFSAHGAKVRIDKWLWAARFFKTRSLATEVVDGGKVKCNDERVKPAYGVQVGDVLTVPVGWDDMVLVVKGLGDKRGSAAIAQGLYEETMESAKKRAERAANRKLMKDPALEIKARPTKRDRRVMDDYKWGDE, from the coding sequence TTGAGTCGCAGTAAAAACAGAAACCCCGAGCCCGCCAAGACGCCCAACGGCAAAACCGACTTTTCAGCGCACGGTGCCAAGGTTCGCATCGACAAGTGGCTGTGGGCGGCGCGATTTTTCAAGACCCGTTCGTTGGCCACCGAAGTGGTGGATGGTGGCAAGGTGAAATGCAATGATGAGCGTGTGAAGCCCGCTTACGGTGTGCAGGTGGGAGATGTGCTGACTGTACCGGTGGGTTGGGACGACATGGTACTGGTGGTGAAAGGTCTGGGTGACAAGCGCGGCAGTGCGGCCATTGCCCAAGGCCTGTACGAAGAAACCATGGAGAGTGCCAAAAAGCGGGCCGAGCGCGCGGCCAATCGCAAGCTCATGAAAGACCCTGCCCTGGAAATCAAGGCGCGACCCACCAAGCGGGACCGCCGCGTGATGGACGATTACAAGTGGGGCGATGAGTGA